From one Plasmodium chabaudi chabaudi strain AS genome assembly, chromosome: 4 genomic stretch:
- a CDS encoding fam-a protein — protein MNKFYIQIVLFLLSIFVHANNKILATESKKCHLTSEEIQEKKEDILCTNPKETEEAIELMKEAVKQLKHHATDKHGYKLCAAIEHPDASLYKKELENHTPVEKIEYSVYGSYKYAQIVKEILDLKHPNPFNNGDVKIARVYNPNLVIIQQRYKKKIGSPQKYFYALATKAQISKNTTIIAYTSANINDHNPSTEKYENKIIEKANSFKIDINSEEDIRQGKLQKTFVNLAGYLIQKRSCCVDVTYIESMDGHNSIKYNCFWGLLCNGYYLNE, from the exons atgaataaattttatattcaaattgttttatttcttttaagcATATTCGTACATGCGAATAATAAAATCCTTGCAACTGAGTCAAAAAAATGTCATCTTAC TTCAGAAGAAATAcaggaaaaaaaagaggATATATTATGTACCAATCCAAAAGAAACCGAAGAAGCGATCGAACTTATGAAAGAAGCTGTAAAACAATTAAAACATCATGCTACAGATAAGCATGGCTATAAATTATGTGCAGCAATTGAACATCCTGATGCgtctttatataaaaaagaactTGAAAACCATACACCTgttgaaaaaattgaatattCAGTTTATGGTTCCTATAAG TATGCACAAATAGTAAAAGAGATATTGGATCTTAAACATCCCAATCCTTTCAATAATGGCGATGTTAAAA tTGCCCGTGTGTACAATCCAAACTTAGTAATAATACAGCAacgttataaaaaaaaaattggatcCCCtcagaaatatttttatgctttAGCTACAAAGGCTCAA atatcaaaaaatacaacCATAATTGCCTATACATcagcaaatataaatgatcaCAATCCCTCTAcggaaaaatatgaaaacaaAATCATAGAAAAAGCAAATTCATTCAAAATTGACATTAATTCTGAAGAAGATATCAGACAAggaaaattacaaaaaacgTTTGTTAACCTAGCCGGATACCTCATTCAAAAGCGCAGCTGTTGTGTTGATGTTACCTATATCGAATCT aTGGATGGACATAATTCGATTAAATACAATTGCTTTTGGGGATTACTTTGTAATGGATATTACCTTAAtgaataa
- a CDS encoding fam-b protein has translation MRVFILKLVFFSIIICSFEYAKNELYYVNERSIYLKSNVINFRSNRILADTDNQFDLNNFYESTLSLANQFSEYIDDVDDDEITNLRNDIASRIKSHKENKALPNLNNVDKKTRNLIHELQKELEKVKKEIDNIKNGELAIQPIHDRRIIKKDENVLGAKNEYNEITSSNNYKEFQINRKLKKSEKKIIVACLTFIVSFFALLALGGKFLLLALIPCVGFILKVLWDYVNSELKT, from the exons ATGAGAGTCTTTATTTTAAagcttgtttttttttcaattattatttgctcTTTTGAATATGCCAAAAAT GAATTATACTATGTAAATGAGAGAAGCATATACCTTAAAAGtaatgtaataaattttagaaGTAATAGAATATTAGCAGATACAGACAATCAATtcgatttaaataatttttatgagtCAACTTTAAGTCTTGCAAATCAATTTAGTGAATACATTGATGATGTtgatgatgatgaaataaCAAATCTTCGAAATGATATTGCTTCACGTATAAAGAGtcataaagaaaataaggCATTAcccaatttaaataatgtagATAAGAAAACGAGAAACTTAATTCATGAACTTCAAAAAGAATtagaaaaagtaaaaaaagagattgataatataaagaatgGTGAATTGGCAATACAACCGATACACGATAgaagaataataaaaaaagatgaaaatgttTTGGGTgctaaaaatgaatataatgaaattacATCaagtaataattataaggaATTCCAAATTAATcgaaagttaaaaaaatcagaaaaaaaaataattgtggCGTGTTTAACATTTATAGTATCCTTTTTTGCGTTACTAGCATTAGGAGGGaagtttttattattagcaCTTATACCATGTGTTGGGTTTATATTAAAGGTCTTGTGGGATTATGTTAATTCGgaattaaaaacataa
- a CDS encoding fam-a protein, with the protein MNKFYIQIVLFLLSIFVYVDNKTLASEHAPKKASPNDPNEDTAPTPPYRCLTSEEIYEKNKHLLCTNPKETKEAEELMNEAVEQLVHYAENNDGYAIYEDSSIIGPNLYKKKLENNTDVEKIDYLAYGINKYNDTINEIWDPNHASPFNNGDVKIARVYNPNLVIIQQRYKKKTRSPQKYFYALVKKTQISEDTTIIVMTSANINDHNPSTEKYENKIVKKANSFTTDINSEEDIRQGKLKKAFVNLAGYQIQKRKNRADVTYIESIDGHTSIIRRSCCGICLLGYYVNK; encoded by the exons atgaataaattttatattcaaatcgttttgtttcttttaaGCATATTCGTATATGTGGATAATAAAACCCTTGCATCTGAACATGCTCCAAAAAAAGCATCCCCAAATGATCCCAATGAAGATACAGCACCTACACCACCATATCGTTGCCTTAC TTCagaagaaatatatgaaaaaaacaagcaCCTATTATGTACCAACCCAAAAGAAACTAAAGAAGCGGAAGAACTTATGAACGAAGCTGTAGAACAATTAGTGCATTATgctgaaaataatgatggaTATGCAATATATGAAGATAGTTCGATTATTGGCCCGaacttatataaaaaaaaacttgaAAACAATACAGatgttgaaaaaattgattATCTAGCTTATGGCATCAATAAG TATAATGATACAATAAACGAGATATGGGATCCCAATCATGCCAGTCCTTTCAATAATGGCGATGTTAAAA ttgCCCGTGTGTATAATCCAAATttagtaataatacaacaacgttacaaaaaaaaaactagaTCCCCtcagaaatatttttatgctttAGTCAAAAAAACTCAA aTATCAGAAGATACAACTATAATTGTCATGACTTcagcaaatataaatgatcaCAATCCCTCCAcggaaaaatatgaaaacaaaatcgtaaaaaaagcaaattCATTCACAACTGATATTAATTCTGAAGAAGATATTAGACaaggaaaattaaaaaaagcgTTTGTTAACCTAGCTGGATATCAGATTCAAAAGCGGAAGAATCGTGCTGATGTTACCTATATCGAATCT aTTGATGGGCATACTTCGATTATACGTCGTTCCTGTTGTGGAATATGCCTGCTTGGTTATTAcgttaataaataa
- a CDS encoding CIR protein, whose protein sequence is MSKELCQGINFADKNVVFDQKSESYKFNDDIFKVYCPNNNCDSNGLKIGSAFTALLEYFKNIDNENSEDDKLTQYAILWFNSKLSQKPDIEIERYTMYNILKQYNWFGEDGKSIEKKKDIMGIHYLYLKNLYDFLKGICETITNCNGHSKTSECIESAKKCSGLYRACILHLPWREICNPYCNVLTNLKNDYDKIRENNRDKKLPELTLPEGLYDCKTECYKQEEGHKARVAALNRSSDGSEIDTTPGISLLDLSVPPTSINNGNKLPYIAVPLILIPIILGISYKYLTPVWRKKTKRKAMKKIINLSDQKKA, encoded by the exons ATGTCTAAGGAATtg TGTCAAGGAATTAATTTTGctgataaaaatgttgtCTTCGATCAAAAATCTGAAAGCTATAAGTTtaatgatgatatattCAAAGTTTATTGTCCTAATAATAACTGTGATAGTAATGGCCTAAAAATTGGCTCTGCTTTTACGGCATTGCtagaatattttaagaacattgataatgaaaattcaGAGGATGATAAACTTACTCAATACGCTATTTTATGGTTTAATTCTAAACTTTCGCAAAAACCGGATATAGAGATTGAAAGATATACTATGTATAACATACTTAAACAATATAATTGGTTTGGAGAAGATGGTAAATccatagaaaaaaaaaaagatattatgggaattcattatttatatttgaagAATCTTTATGATTTCCTTAAAGGAATATGTGAAACAATTACTAACTGTAATGGCCATTCAAAGACCAGCGAATGCATAGAATCTGCTAAAAAATGTTCTGGCTTGTATCGCGCATGTATTCTGCATTTGCCCTGGAGAGAGATTTGTAACCCATATTGTAATGTATtgacaaatttaaaaaatgattatgataaaattagaGAAAATAACCGTGATAAGAAGCTTCCAGAATTGACGCTCCCAGAAGGATTATACGATTGTAAAACGGAGTGTTATAAACAAGAGGAAGGACATAAAGCCAGGGTTGCTGCACTGAATCGTTCGAGTGATGGTTCAGAAATAGATACAACCCCCGGAATTAGTTTACTAGATCTATCAGTACCCCCCAcaagtataaataatggaaataaacTACCCTACATCGCAGTtccattaattttaataccCATTATTTTAGGAATTTCATATAAG tATTTAACACCCGTATGGCGAAAAAAGACGAAAAGAAAAGCCATGAAAAagattataaatttgagTGATCAAAAGAAAGCCTAA
- a CDS encoding erythrocyte membrane antigen 1, whose protein sequence is MKVISLGLISSIIFTIVLAKNSSGSGSTTGCFGFCRKKPKEAHNTTEESVNVRGKGPYEEDYEEEYEEGYEEDYEDMTKDIFMPLKKCYQQRENRPPKQYDGPPPVPDMPQISESPKKQEMPVEQTVSTVQEEGAATLNRGEKFDVEIDPKVSSYLGDRENDGEGGETQEDCGETQGDVEENQDEYEENQDEYEESQYEYEENQNKYEKIQNEYEETQGEYGETQGEVKE, encoded by the exons ATGAAGGTAATATCATTAGGCCTAATTTCctcaataatatttactatAGTTTTAGCAAAAAACAGTTCGGGATCAGGATCCACCACGGGCTGC tttggATTCTGTAGAAAAAAGCCAAAGGAAGCCCATAATACGACAGAAGAATCAGTTAATGTTAGAGGTAAGGGACCATATGAAGAAGACTATGAAGAAGAATATGAAGAAGGGTATGAAGAAGACTATGAAGATATGACAAaggatatttttatgcCTCTTAAGAAATGTTATCAACAAAGGGAAAATAGACCACCTAAACAATATGACGGTCCCCCTCCAGTACCTGATATGCCTCAAATATCCGAATCACCTAAAAAGCAAGAAATGCCAGTAGAGCAAACAGTAAGCACAGTACAGGAAGAAGGCGCAGCTACACTAAATAGAGGTGAAAAATTCGATGTAGAAATAGATCCAAAGGTTTCATCATATCTCGGAGATAGAGAAAATGATGGTGAAGGTGGCGAAACTCAAGAAGATTGTGGAGAAACTCAAGGTGATGTTGAAGAAAATCAAGATgaatatgaagaaaatcaagatgaatatgaagaaagtcaatatgaatatgaagaaaatcaaaataaatatgaaaaaattcaaaatgaatatgaagAAACTCAAGGTGAATATGGAGAAACGCAAGGTGAAGTtaaagaataa
- a CDS encoding fam-a protein yields the protein MGKGYIKIIFPLLVSFLYMSNNALANEANSGIEALRRFARPPPRPAVTNEQRSEETSVQPSSDFYVYTDQTKAAEELMEEAEDILFNNAINTSHYRLYNKFSDDSIEYYKIYGKTKIYKFIHKVPYPNMYYYIVDKLWNPRYRKFGDHIFEEKNARQYTRDLVMIQHRYTNNDIMFSGYYYALGKKYKISDNATLITYTTPSIYDYNRFDKWRFKNTIVESANAFNQKVCSERDILNGELTKMFVHLSGYLIRKNRDNVSITFIHSIDVNEPAAIKDEIIEIVHSAQVQNLIKLTSEVFEE from the exons ATGGGTAAaggatatattaaaatcatttttcCTCTTTTAGTCTCATTCCTATATATGAGCAATAACGCCCTTGCAAATGAGGCTAATTCAGGTATTGAAGCTTTACGAAGATTTGCTCGACCACCTCCCAG acCTGCTGTTACCAATGAACAACGTTCAGAAGAAACGAGTGTACAACCCTCCTCCGACTTTTATGTATACACAGACCAAACTAAAGCAGCAGAAGAACTTATGGAGGAAGCTgaagatatattatttaacaaTGCTATAAATACTAGTCACTACagattatataataaattcagTGATGATTCAATTGAATATTATAAGATATAtggaaaaacaaaaatttataaatttatccATAAAGTACCCTACCCCAATATG tattattatatagtaGACAAGCTATGGAATCCACGTTACAGAAAATTTGGTGACCACATTTTTGAAG aaaaaaatgcacGCCAATACACTCGAGATTTAGTAATGATCCAACACCGTTAcacaaataatgatataatgTTCAGTGGATATTACTATGCtttaggaaaaaaatataaa ATATCAGATAATGCAACTTTGATTACCTATACAACACCTAGTATATATGACTACAACAGATTCGATAAATGGagatttaaaaatactatCGTAGAAAGTGCAAACGCATTCAACCAAAAAGTTTGTTCAGAAAGGGATATTCTAAATGGAGAATTGACAAAAATGTTTGTTCACTTATCTGGATATctaattagaaaaaatagagATAACGTTAGTATTACCTTTATTCACTCT ATTGACGTAAATGAACCCGCTGCTATTAAAGACGAAATAATTGAAATAGTTCACTCAGCACAAGTACAAAatcttataaaattaaccAGCGAAGTTTTCGAGGAATAA
- a CDS encoding pre-mRNA-splicing factor PRP46, putative, whose protein sequence is MRRFFGFERSKSKEDDKIDEVEKDEEKEHKDENNEIEEYDNETEYGGEEDLKKHICLSKNMFMGNDILTPFNYNLLAYDQNINRRIIINDEDDDYENSDKIKDLKAVSALAIPDEENTKSYEQRYKENELKARQNNLRENVLKKLTSIKMNINIREMDEYSSVKKLYIKKMETSDIQKGNDKNMKKKKKKKSSIINSIINDDPITHEDISLNANDTNANVLSNYKSENGNILDDKNARNSSILPFNNNQNKNEIFNEPIIKKSDESILSSNALSNIKTLDIYKKIKKPKWHYPYKLYRVILGHSGWVNCVDVDISNEWFATGANDRLIKIWDLATCKLKLTLTGHINSVRDIKISKRNPYLFSCGEDNRVKCWDLEYNKVIRDYHGHLSGVYCLSLHPSLDILMSGGRDAVVRVWDIRTKNSIFVLSGHTGTIMSLSSQSVEPQVISGSQDKMIRLWDLNNGKCRIALTHHKKSIRSLSIHPFEYSFCSCAPDNVKVWCGADAEFDRNITGFNSIVNCSLIKQDSYFSDSSILILGSNNGQLHFYDWSSGYKYDTLTNKVVPGTVDCENSTLSMAFDKSESRLITTHGDKSIKIWKENEDATPENFPIKWNPYENFKF, encoded by the exons ATGAGAAGATTTTTTGGGTTTGAAAGGAGTAAGTCAAAGGAAGATGATAAAATAGATGAAGTTGAAAAggatgaagaaaaagaacataaagatgaaaataatgaaatagaaGAATATGATAATGAAACAGAATATGGTGGGGAAgaagatttaaaaaaacacattTGCTTATCGAAAAATATGTTCATGggaaatgatatattaacaccatttaattataatttattagcATATGACCAGAACATAAACCGtagaataattataaatgatgaagatGATGATTATGAGAATAGtgacaaaataaaagatttaAAAGCGGTATCTGCTTTAGCTATTCCAGATGAAGAAAACACAAAATCTTATGAACAAagatataaagaaaatgaattaaaagcACGACAAAACAATTTAAGggaaaatgttttaaagaaattaacatctataaaaatgaatataaatataagagAAATGGATGAATATTCATCTgtaaaaaagttatatataaaaaaaatggaaacaagtgatatacaaaaaggaaatgataaaaatatgaaaaaaaaaaagaaaaaaaaaagttcaataataaatagtatTATAAATGATGACCCAATAACACATGAAgatatttctttaaatgCGAATGATACAAATGCAAATGTGTTATCTAATTATAAAAGTGAAAACGGAAATATTTtggatgataaaaatgctaGAAATAGTAGTATATTgccttttaataataatcagaataaaaatgaaatatttaatgagcctattataaaaaaatcagaCGAATCAATATTAAGTAGTAATGCATTAAGTAATATTAAAACtttagatatatataaaaaaataaaaaaacctAAATGGCACTATCCATATAAATTGTATAGAGTTATATTAGGCCATTCGGGTTGGGTAAATTGCGTTGATGTTGATATAAGTAATGAATGGTTTGCAACGGGAGCTAATGATcgattaattaaaatatgggACTTAGCTACCTGTAAACTAAAATTAACCTTAACAGGGCATATAAATAGTGTAagagatataaaaatttccaAAAGAAacccatatttatttagttGTGGTGAAGATAATAGAGTTAAATGTTGGGACTtggaatataataaagtgATAAGAGATTATCATGGTCATTTATCTGGTGTATACTGTTTATCTTTACATCCATCATTAGATATACTAATGAGTGGGGGAAGAGATGCAGTAGTTAGAGTATGGGATAtaagaacaaaaaattcaatttttgtattatcaGGGCATACAGGAACAATTATGTCTTTATCTTCGCAATCGGTTGAACCTCAAGTTATATCAGGTTCTCAAGATAAAATGATAAGATTATGGgatttaaataatggtAAATGCAGAATCGCATTAACAcatcataaaaaaagtattagATCTTTATCCATACATCCTTTTGAATACAGTTTTTGTAGTTGTGCTCCAGATAATGTTAAAGTATGGTGTGGAGCAGATGCCGAATTTGATAGAAATATTACAGGTTTTAATTCAATAGTAAATTGTAGTTTAATTAAGCAAGATTCTTACTTTAGTGATTcatcaattttaatattaggTAGTAATAATGGCCAGCTTCATTTCTATGATTGGTCAAGtggatataaatatgatacaTTGACAAATAAAGTTGTACCTGGAACAGTTGATTGTGAAAATTCCACTTTATCAATGGCTTTTGATAAAAGTGAGAGCCGATTAATAACAACACATGGTGATAAATCCATAAAG atttggaaagaaaatgaagatgCAACCCCAGAAAACTTTCCGATTAAATGGAATCCTTATGAAaactttaaattttaa
- a CDS encoding fam-a protein yields the protein MNKFYIQIVLFLLSIFVCVNNKALATELGPKNSQKNSPKKLLKDPNKATTSEPTDHCLASEEIHEKKTDILCTNPKETKEAEELMKEAVEQLEHHATDMRNYKLYDDGRYPDLSLYKKKLENDTDVEKIEYDVYGFNKYDEIINDIWDPEHASPFNNGTVKIARVYNPNLVIIQQRYKKKCGSPQKYFYALATKVQISENTTIIAYTSANINDHNPSTEKYENTIVKKANSFKTDINSEEDIRQGKLKKTFVNLAGYQIQRHKNRVDVTYIESIDGHTSIKRRSCCGICMISYYANK from the exons atgaataaattttatattcaaatcgttttgtttcttttaaGCATATTCGTATGTGTGAATAATAAAGCCCTCGCAACTGAGCTAGGCCCAAAAAATTCCCAAAAAAATTCCCCCAAAAAATTACTAAAAGATCCCAATAAAGCTACAACATCCGAACCAACAGATCATTGCCTTGC TTCAGAAGAAatacatgaaaaaaaaacagatatattatgtacCAATCCCAAAGAAACTAAAGAAGCAGAAGAACTTATGAAAGAAGCTGTAGAACAATTAGAACATCATGCTACAGATATGcgtaattataaattatatgacgACGGTAGATATCCTGATCTGagcttatataaaaaaaaacttgaAAACGATACAGatgttgaaaaaattgaatatgATGTTTATGGCTTCAATAAA tatgatgaaataataaacgaTATATGGGATCCTGAGCATGCCAGTCCTTTCAATAATGGCACTGTTAAAA ttgCCCGTGTGTACAATCCAAATttagtaataatacaacaacgttacaaaaaaaaatgtggaTCCCCTCAGAAATACTTTTATGCCTTAGCTACAAAGGTTCAA aTATCAGAAAATACAACTATAATTGCCTATACATcagcaaatataaatgatcaCAATCCCTCCAcggaaaaatatgaaaatacaatcgtaaaaaaagcaaattCATTCAAAACTGACATTAATTCTGAAGAAGATATTAGACaaggaaaattaaaaaaaacgttTGTTAACCTAGCTGGATATCAGATTCAAAGGCATAAGAATCGTGTTGATGTTACCTATATCGAATCT ATTGATGGGCATACTTCGATTAAACGTCGTTCCTGTTGTGGAATATGCATGATTAGTTATTACgctaataaataa